One Marinobacter panjinensis DNA segment encodes these proteins:
- the murD gene encoding UDP-N-acetylmuramoyl-L-alanine--D-glutamate ligase: MGVIVSDRRTLVVGLGKTGLSCVRYLIEKGRDVAVADSRVAPPGLDELTAGWPELPVYLGDFDPQVFAGFNELVVSPGISIAEPAIRHAAEQGATIRGDIDLFSEAADAPIVAITGSNGKTTVTTLVGEMARAAGRHVEVGGNIGTPALDLLGRGADLYVLELSSFQLETTRELNALAATVLNVSDDHMDRYPTKMEYFQAKQRIFNGCKNAVVNLDDALSTPMARDSLRFLCFGFHRVNPDTFSTRDDDEGTWITFGFENLLLADELGLMGRHNISNVMAALALGHAAGLPMDVMLETARNFRGLPHRCEFVRRVADVDYINDSKGTNVGATVAAIESLAPADGKVVLIAGGEGKGADFSPLAEPVAAHCRAVVLIGTDAGLIAAVLGSQIGIVHAATMEDAVHKAADLAEPGDRVLLSPACASFDMFRDYSDRGDSFRNQVEGL, translated from the coding sequence ATGGGTGTCATCGTTTCAGATCGTCGTACGCTGGTCGTAGGGCTCGGTAAAACCGGGCTCTCCTGCGTACGCTATCTGATCGAAAAAGGCCGCGACGTTGCCGTGGCCGACAGCCGCGTGGCGCCTCCCGGTCTGGACGAACTGACTGCCGGTTGGCCAGAGCTGCCCGTGTACCTGGGTGATTTTGATCCGCAGGTTTTCGCCGGTTTCAACGAGCTGGTGGTGAGCCCGGGTATCAGCATCGCAGAACCTGCTATCCGCCATGCCGCGGAACAGGGTGCGACCATCCGTGGTGATATTGACCTGTTCTCAGAAGCGGCAGACGCACCGATTGTTGCCATTACCGGCTCCAATGGCAAAACCACGGTGACCACCCTGGTGGGAGAAATGGCCAGAGCAGCCGGTCGCCATGTGGAAGTAGGGGGCAACATTGGCACCCCGGCGCTGGACCTGCTTGGTCGCGGCGCGGATCTGTATGTACTGGAGCTATCAAGTTTTCAGCTTGAAACCACCCGTGAGCTCAATGCTCTGGCGGCGACCGTGTTGAATGTCAGCGATGACCATATGGACCGCTATCCCACCAAAATGGAGTATTTCCAGGCCAAGCAGCGGATTTTTAATGGCTGCAAGAATGCGGTGGTAAATCTCGATGATGCCCTGAGCACGCCGATGGCCAGAGACAGTCTCCGGTTCCTGTGCTTCGGGTTTCACCGGGTCAATCCGGATACCTTCAGTACCCGGGATGATGATGAGGGAACCTGGATTACCTTCGGCTTCGAGAACCTGTTGTTGGCCGATGAGCTGGGCCTGATGGGTCGTCACAACATCAGTAACGTGATGGCTGCGCTGGCGCTGGGACATGCTGCCGGTCTGCCGATGGATGTGATGCTGGAGACTGCGCGGAATTTCAGAGGACTGCCGCACCGCTGTGAGTTCGTCCGGCGGGTTGCTGATGTGGATTACATCAATGACTCCAAGGGCACCAATGTGGGTGCCACCGTGGCTGCCATTGAAAGCCTGGCGCCGGCCGACGGGAAAGTTGTTCTTATCGCCGGTGGTGAAGGCAAGGGTGCCGATTTCTCGCCGCTGGCGGAACCGGTCGCGGCCCATTGCAGAGCCGTGGTTCTGATAGGCACGGACGCCGGGCTTATTGCAGCTGTCCTTGGTAGTCAGATCGGGATTGTTCATGCCGCCACTATGGAGGATGCAGTCCATAAGGCAGCAGATCTGGCAGAGCCGGGGGACAGGGTGCTGTTGTCACCGGCCTGTGCCAGTTTCGACATGTTCCGCGACTACAGTGATCGCGGCGACAGTTTCCGTAATCAGGTGGAGGGGTTGTGA
- the ftsW gene encoding putative lipid II flippase FtsW, giving the protein MHANLSLPGHQGLFRDLRPLPLLIICSAALLVVGIVMISSASMDMAAETMGNSYHYVIRQLIFAGIGCVFALVAVNVPISWWERSGWLLLGIGLLSLLLVLTPLGRTVNGSTRWISFGLFNVQVSEIAKLCLIAYLAGYVVRRREELLNTWAGFLKPLGVLGIASVLLVIEPDFGATVVLVAAAAGMIFLSGVRLSRFMPLIGVLVVMGAVLVFTQPYRLKRVVSYLDPWKDQFDTGYQLTQSLIAFGRGEWAGTGLGNSVQKLFYLPEAHTDFIFAIIAEEFGLLGSLIVLGLFTVLVVTGFVIARKAEKAGMPFAACFSYGITLLIGLQASINMSVSTGLLPTKGLTLPLVSYGGSSLMITAVCIGVLARVEMERLDRERVASEKSRKPAARGGAVYD; this is encoded by the coding sequence ATGCATGCAAATCTGTCTCTCCCCGGTCATCAAGGCCTGTTCCGTGACCTGCGCCCGTTGCCGTTGCTGATTATCTGTTCCGCGGCATTGCTGGTGGTTGGCATTGTGATGATTTCATCCGCCTCCATGGATATGGCAGCGGAAACCATGGGTAACAGTTACCACTACGTGATCCGGCAGCTGATCTTTGCCGGCATTGGCTGTGTGTTCGCCCTGGTTGCGGTGAATGTACCGATCTCCTGGTGGGAGCGCAGTGGCTGGCTTTTGCTGGGTATCGGGCTGTTGTCACTGTTGTTGGTGTTGACGCCACTGGGCCGCACGGTAAACGGCTCCACCCGCTGGATTTCTTTCGGTCTCTTTAACGTGCAGGTGTCGGAGATCGCAAAGCTGTGTCTGATCGCCTACCTGGCGGGCTACGTGGTGCGCCGGCGGGAAGAGCTTCTGAATACCTGGGCAGGCTTTCTGAAGCCACTCGGTGTGCTTGGTATTGCCTCAGTGCTGCTGGTTATCGAGCCTGATTTCGGGGCCACGGTGGTACTTGTGGCGGCGGCTGCCGGCATGATTTTCCTGAGCGGGGTTCGCCTGAGCCGCTTTATGCCATTGATTGGCGTGCTGGTGGTCATGGGGGCGGTACTGGTGTTTACCCAGCCCTACCGTTTGAAGCGGGTTGTCAGCTATCTCGATCCCTGGAAGGACCAGTTCGATACCGGCTACCAGCTTACCCAGTCGTTGATTGCTTTTGGTCGCGGCGAATGGGCCGGCACGGGCCTTGGCAATTCGGTGCAGAAGCTGTTTTACCTGCCCGAAGCCCATACCGACTTTATCTTCGCCATCATCGCCGAAGAGTTCGGATTGCTGGGATCGCTCATTGTGCTGGGGCTTTTCACCGTTCTGGTGGTCACAGGATTCGTGATTGCCAGAAAGGCAGAGAAGGCCGGGATGCCGTTCGCCGCGTGTTTCTCCTACGGAATCACCCTGCTGATCGGTTTGCAGGCCAGCATCAATATGTCCGTCAGCACCGGGCTGCTGCCCACCAAGGGGCTGACACTGCCTCTGGTGAGTTATGGCGGATCAAGCCTGATGATTACCGCCGTCTGTATTGGTGTGTTGGCACGGGTGGAAATGGAACGGCTTGATCGTGAAAGAGTCGCCAGCGAGAAGTCCCGTAAACCGGCAGCCAGGGGAGGTGCGGTTTATGACTGA
- the murG gene encoding undecaprenyldiphospho-muramoylpentapeptide beta-N-acetylglucosaminyltransferase: MTDKRRFLMMAGGTGGHVFPALATARNLQEKGHEVFWLGSRGGMEERLIGDTDIPLSLIQVSGLRGKGRLALLMAPFRLMRALGQAFTVVRGIRPHCVIGMGGFVTGPGGVAAWLTKAPLVIHEQNAIAGMTNRILVRFATTVLEAFPGSFGADVVTRCTGNPVRQDLAALPEPEQRMAGRAGALRLLVVGGSLGAQVFNRTLPAALAKMPEAERPTVRHQCGEKNVEEAREAYSENGVEASVEPFIKDMAEAYGWADIVLCRAGALTVSELCVAGVGAVLVPFPHAVDDHQTKNAQQMVNAKGAILVPQPKLSADLLAETLADLGKDRSRIIDMAKAAKTLARPDATERVVNYCLEAANG, translated from the coding sequence ATGACTGACAAACGGCGCTTTCTGATGATGGCCGGGGGCACCGGCGGACATGTGTTTCCGGCCCTGGCAACAGCCAGGAACCTCCAGGAGAAAGGCCATGAGGTGTTCTGGCTCGGTTCCAGGGGCGGCATGGAAGAGCGATTGATTGGTGACACCGACATACCACTGTCGCTGATCCAGGTTTCAGGGTTGCGGGGCAAGGGCCGGCTGGCGTTGTTGATGGCGCCATTCCGACTGATGCGGGCACTGGGGCAGGCTTTTACGGTTGTCCGTGGCATTCGCCCCCACTGTGTGATCGGGATGGGTGGGTTCGTGACCGGCCCGGGTGGTGTTGCTGCCTGGCTCACCAAGGCGCCACTGGTGATTCATGAACAGAATGCCATTGCCGGCATGACTAACAGAATTCTGGTGCGCTTTGCCACCACGGTGCTTGAGGCCTTTCCCGGCAGTTTCGGCGCAGATGTGGTAACCCGGTGCACCGGCAATCCGGTGAGGCAGGATCTGGCTGCACTCCCGGAACCGGAACAGCGGATGGCGGGCCGCGCCGGTGCGCTCAGATTGCTGGTGGTTGGAGGCAGCCTGGGTGCCCAGGTCTTTAACCGCACGTTGCCCGCTGCGCTGGCGAAGATGCCTGAAGCCGAGCGCCCGACGGTGCGCCACCAGTGTGGTGAAAAGAATGTAGAGGAAGCCCGAGAAGCGTACAGCGAAAACGGTGTGGAAGCCTCTGTAGAGCCCTTTATCAAGGACATGGCCGAGGCCTATGGCTGGGCGGATATTGTGCTGTGCAGGGCAGGGGCGCTGACCGTTTCCGAGCTGTGCGTCGCAGGTGTTGGAGCGGTTCTGGTGCCGTTTCCCCACGCCGTGGACGATCACCAGACAAAAAACGCACAGCAAATGGTCAACGCCAAAGGCGCGATCCTGGTGCCACAGCCAAAGCTGTCGGCGGATCTGTTGGCGGAAACCCTGGCGGATCTCGGAAAGGATCGCAGCCGGATTATCGATATGGCGAAGGCGGCAAAGACGCTGGCCCGCCCTGATGCAACGGAGAGAGTCGTGAATTACTGTCTGGAGGCTGCCAATGGCTGA
- the murC gene encoding UDP-N-acetylmuramate--L-alanine ligase encodes MAEPTNPPLVYQVPEMRRIRNIHFVGIGGAGMSGIAEVLKNQGYEVSGSDIREGAVTDRLTAMGIEVFIGHREQNSASADVVVVSSAVGGDNPEVTAARNRRVPIVPRAEMLAEIMRYRHGIAVAGTHGKTTTTSLIASVLGEAGLDPTFVIGGKLNSAGTNAQLGGSRYLVAEADESDASFLHLTPVISVVTNIEADHMDTYGGDVGRLKQTFVDFLHNLPFYGVAVMCVDDDFVQEIIPRISRAIITYGIDNPEADYRAENIQSDGLRTRFVVRRPGGRSDLDVELKMPGRHNVLNALAAIAVATDEGVEDAAICRGLAGFAGVGRRFQVYGDYKTRKGTITLIDDYGHHPTEVEAVIRAAHDAWPDRRLVMLYQPHRYTRTRDLYEDFVRVLSEVDGLLLMEVYSAGEPAINGADGRALCRSIRQRGSVEPVFVEDNNEIETLLANNLRDGDLLITQGAGDIGGVAARLAAAGVIADE; translated from the coding sequence ATGGCTGAGCCCACTAATCCCCCGCTGGTCTATCAGGTGCCCGAGATGCGCCGTATCCGCAATATCCACTTTGTCGGAATTGGTGGCGCCGGCATGAGCGGCATTGCCGAAGTACTGAAGAACCAGGGCTACGAAGTCTCCGGTTCGGATATTCGTGAAGGTGCGGTGACCGACCGGCTGACCGCCATGGGTATTGAAGTCTTCATCGGACATCGTGAACAGAACAGTGCCTCAGCAGATGTCGTGGTGGTGTCTTCGGCGGTGGGTGGCGACAACCCGGAAGTGACCGCTGCCCGCAATCGCCGGGTGCCCATCGTGCCCCGTGCCGAAATGCTGGCGGAAATCATGCGCTATCGCCATGGCATTGCCGTCGCCGGTACCCATGGAAAAACCACCACTACCAGCCTTATCGCATCAGTATTGGGCGAAGCCGGCCTTGATCCCACCTTCGTGATTGGTGGCAAGCTCAACAGTGCCGGCACCAACGCGCAGCTTGGCGGGTCCCGCTATCTGGTGGCAGAAGCCGACGAAAGCGATGCGTCGTTCCTGCACCTGACACCGGTCATCTCTGTCGTCACCAATATCGAAGCCGATCACATGGACACCTATGGCGGCGATGTGGGACGGCTGAAGCAGACCTTTGTGGATTTCCTCCACAACCTGCCTTTCTACGGCGTCGCGGTGATGTGCGTGGACGACGACTTTGTGCAGGAAATCATCCCCAGGATTTCCCGCGCCATCATTACCTACGGCATCGATAATCCGGAGGCCGATTATCGTGCTGAAAACATCCAGTCCGACGGACTCAGAACCCGCTTTGTTGTTCGTCGCCCCGGGGGCCGAAGTGACCTGGACGTGGAACTGAAAATGCCGGGTCGCCATAACGTGCTGAATGCCCTGGCGGCCATTGCAGTAGCCACGGATGAAGGCGTGGAAGATGCCGCCATCTGTAGGGGGCTGGCGGGTTTTGCGGGTGTTGGTCGCCGGTTCCAGGTTTATGGTGACTACAAGACGCGTAAGGGCACCATCACCCTGATTGATGACTACGGCCATCATCCCACAGAAGTCGAGGCGGTTATCCGCGCGGCCCATGATGCCTGGCCCGACCGCCGGCTGGTGATGCTGTACCAGCCCCACCGATATACCCGGACCCGGGATCTTTACGAGGATTTCGTACGGGTGTTGTCGGAAGTGGATGGCTTGCTGCTGATGGAGGTTTACTCCGCGGGTGAGCCCGCAATTAACGGGGCGGACGGCCGTGCACTGTGTCGCAGTATTCGCCAGCGCGGCAGCGTGGAACCGGTTTTCGTGGAAGACAACAACGAGATTGAAACCCTGCTCGCCAACAACCTGCGGGACGGCGACCTGCTGATTACACAGGGGGCGGGGGATATTGGTGGTGTTGCGGCTCGTCTGGCGGCGGCAGGAGTGATTGCAGATGAGTGA
- a CDS encoding D-alanine--D-alanine ligase — protein sequence MSEMSRVDTQGYQADPELLKAFGRVAVFMGGDSAEREVSLKSGQAVLSALLSAGVDAYPVDVRGCLLKTVEDPQFDRVFIALHGRGGEDGTIQAILSQAGIPYTGSDLLASALAMDKLRTKYVFEGCGLPTPKFRAMGSVDEADSILQALTLPLSVKPSREGSSIGIRKVASRQELVEAYEQAAVLDPLVLVEEWVEGPEFTVSLLQDQPLPAIGLSTDHVFYDYDAKYLADDTRYQIPCGLDPDSELELQHLALEAFRVLGCRTWGRVDIMQDKSGVFWLLEVNTVPGMTDHSLVPMSAKAAGISFEELVVRILTDTLEAGDA from the coding sequence ATGAGTGAAATGAGTCGCGTGGACACACAGGGCTATCAGGCCGATCCGGAACTGCTGAAAGCATTCGGGCGCGTCGCCGTCTTTATGGGTGGGGATTCCGCCGAGCGCGAGGTTTCTCTGAAAAGCGGCCAGGCCGTGCTTTCGGCCCTGCTCTCTGCCGGTGTTGACGCCTATCCGGTGGATGTTCGCGGCTGCCTGCTCAAGACCGTGGAGGATCCTCAGTTTGACCGGGTATTCATCGCGCTGCATGGCCGCGGAGGAGAAGACGGCACGATCCAGGCAATCCTGTCCCAGGCGGGTATTCCCTACACCGGCAGCGACCTTCTGGCCTCGGCGCTGGCCATGGACAAATTGCGCACCAAGTACGTTTTCGAGGGCTGCGGTTTACCAACCCCGAAGTTCCGCGCCATGGGTTCGGTGGATGAAGCCGACAGTATCCTGCAGGCACTGACTCTGCCCCTGAGCGTCAAGCCGTCCAGGGAAGGCTCCAGTATCGGTATCCGCAAGGTAGCCAGCCGCCAGGAACTGGTTGAAGCCTATGAGCAGGCAGCGGTACTGGATCCGCTGGTACTTGTCGAAGAATGGGTTGAAGGCCCGGAATTCACGGTAAGCCTGCTGCAGGACCAGCCGCTGCCGGCCATCGGTCTGAGCACCGATCATGTGTTCTATGACTATGACGCCAAGTACCTGGCCGACGATACCCGCTACCAGATTCCCTGCGGCCTTGATCCGGACAGTGAACTGGAACTTCAGCATCTGGCGCTGGAGGCGTTTCGGGTACTGGGCTGCCGTACCTGGGGACGGGTGGACATCATGCAGGACAAGAGTGGTGTCTTCTGGCTGCTTGAGGTGAATACGGTGCCGGGGATGACCGACCACAGTCTGGTGCCGATGTCGGCGAAAGCTGCGGGAATCAGTTTTGAAGAATTGGTGGTGCGAATCCTTACAGACACGCTGGAGGCTGGCGATGCTTGA
- a CDS encoding cell division protein FtsQ/DivIB, protein MLERLLIRSRAVPSDPPRRKGATSLGPERDRFGLLKAVLAAAPWGQVMMGAAIVLLAAMVPWGTSQFLNAMDRQVMAIDVTGTLVGENRTSLERSAGKWIGRSFFATDLSEIKDSLEQRPWVESAAVKRVWPDRLQVEIREKKPLAYWNSDQLVSRNGELFSPGNPEVAGKLPRLAGPDERVKEVISMARVMADTLTGHNLGFAGLSLEQRGAWTLTMANGIEVVLGRDQVEERFDRFITVYQERLASRSDEVSRVDARYSNGVAVQWKSVEPASRSKS, encoded by the coding sequence ATGCTTGAACGCCTACTGATCCGGAGTCGGGCGGTTCCGTCTGATCCACCCAGGCGCAAGGGAGCGACTTCCCTGGGGCCTGAGCGGGACCGGTTTGGTTTGCTGAAGGCAGTGTTGGCAGCGGCGCCCTGGGGTCAGGTGATGATGGGGGCGGCCATTGTTTTACTGGCTGCGATGGTGCCCTGGGGGACCAGCCAGTTTCTCAATGCCATGGACCGTCAGGTCATGGCGATTGATGTAACCGGCACCCTGGTGGGTGAGAACCGCACGTCGCTGGAGCGCAGCGCCGGTAAATGGATTGGGCGCAGTTTTTTTGCCACGGATCTCTCTGAGATCAAGGACAGTCTGGAGCAGCGGCCCTGGGTAGAGTCTGCGGCAGTCAAGCGGGTCTGGCCGGACCGGTTGCAGGTTGAGATTCGCGAGAAAAAGCCGCTGGCGTACTGGAACAGCGACCAGTTGGTGAGCCGGAATGGCGAGCTTTTCTCACCGGGTAATCCGGAAGTGGCGGGGAAATTGCCACGGCTTGCCGGCCCGGACGAGCGCGTCAAGGAAGTCATCAGCATGGCGCGGGTTATGGCGGACACGCTCACGGGCCATAACCTCGGATTTGCGGGGTTAAGCCTGGAACAGCGAGGCGCCTGGACACTGACCATGGCCAATGGCATTGAAGTGGTTCTTGGCAGGGATCAGGTAGAGGAGCGCTTCGATCGGTTTATTACGGTTTATCAGGAACGGCTGGCATCACGTTCAGACGAAGTCAGCCGGGTGGATGCCCGCTACAGCAATGGGGTGGCGGTTCAGTGGAAGTCGGTAGAGCCGGCATCCCGGTCAAAATCATAG
- the ftsA gene encoding cell division protein FtsA, translated as MSSVETENMIVGLDIGTSKVVAIVGKRKMDGTIEVVGIGSNPSRGLKRGVVVNIETTVQAIQRAVEEAELMAGCRIHSVYAGIAGSHIKSLNSHGIVAIRDREVTQADIDRVIDAAQAVAIPADQKILHILPQEFVIDSQEGIKEPMGMSGVRLEAKVHLVTCAVNAAQNIEKCVKRCGLEVDDIILEQLASSHAILTEDEKELGVCVVDIGGGTTDIAVFTGGAIRHTAVIPIAGDQVTNDIAMALRTPTQNAEEIKIKYACALTQLAGADETIKVPSVGDRAPRDLSRQALAEVVEPRYEELFTLVQSELRRSGFEDLIPAGIVITGGSSTMEGVVELAEEIFHMPVRLACPQRVSGMTEVVNNPIYATGVGLLIHGFRQMDLGRAPALKGEEAPTLFERMKAWFTGHF; from the coding sequence ATGTCATCGGTTGAAACGGAAAACATGATTGTCGGCCTCGATATCGGAACCTCGAAAGTGGTTGCGATTGTCGGCAAACGCAAAATGGACGGGACCATTGAGGTCGTAGGTATCGGGTCCAACCCGTCCCGCGGGCTCAAGCGTGGGGTGGTGGTCAATATCGAAACCACCGTCCAGGCGATACAGCGAGCAGTGGAAGAAGCGGAGCTGATGGCAGGATGCCGTATTCATTCGGTGTATGCAGGCATTGCAGGCAGCCACATCAAGAGTCTGAATTCCCATGGCATTGTCGCCATCCGCGACCGGGAGGTAACCCAGGCAGATATTGACCGGGTGATCGACGCAGCGCAGGCGGTGGCCATTCCGGCGGACCAGAAAATTCTCCACATCCTGCCCCAGGAGTTCGTGATTGACAGCCAGGAAGGCATCAAGGAACCCATGGGCATGTCCGGTGTGCGCCTGGAGGCCAAGGTGCATCTGGTGACCTGTGCGGTAAACGCAGCCCAGAACATCGAAAAGTGCGTGAAGCGCTGCGGTCTGGAAGTGGATGACATCATTCTCGAGCAGTTGGCCTCCAGTCACGCCATCCTCACCGAGGATGAGAAAGAACTGGGTGTCTGCGTTGTGGATATCGGTGGGGGAACCACGGACATTGCGGTGTTTACCGGTGGTGCCATTCGCCATACGGCGGTGATCCCCATTGCAGGTGATCAGGTGACCAATGACATTGCCATGGCCCTGCGCACACCCACGCAGAATGCCGAAGAAATCAAGATCAAATACGCCTGCGCCCTGACACAGCTGGCCGGTGCGGACGAAACCATCAAGGTGCCCAGTGTGGGCGACCGGGCGCCGCGGGATCTCTCCCGCCAGGCCCTGGCTGAGGTGGTGGAACCCCGCTATGAGGAGCTGTTCACCCTGGTGCAGTCAGAACTTCGCCGTTCGGGATTTGAAGACCTGATCCCGGCCGGCATCGTGATTACCGGCGGTTCCTCCACCATGGAAGGCGTGGTGGAACTGGCCGAGGAAATCTTCCACATGCCGGTAAGACTCGCCTGTCCGCAGAGGGTCTCCGGCATGACGGAGGTGGTCAACAACCCGATCTACGCCACCGGCGTGGGGTTGCTGATCCATGGCTTCCGCCAGATGGATCTGGGGCGGGCGCCGGCGCTTAAGGGTGAAGAAGCACCCACGCTGTTTGAGCGCATGAAAGCCTGGTTTACCGGTCATTTCTGA